The Caulifigura coniformis genome includes a region encoding these proteins:
- a CDS encoding DUF1501 domain-containing protein: protein MNRRTLLSTIGGGLGAIALSDLLSPPAAAGLATAGVIAKPHVEPRAKRVIYLFQSGGPSQLEMFDYKPLLSEMWGQSLPDSVRKGQRLTGMSANQAVLPLAGSIFPFKQQGAAGTWVSDLLPHTAKVVDDITVIRSMFTEAINHDPAITFLQTGNQIAGRPSMGAWIQYGLGSDNANLPAFVVLITRGKADQPLYSRLWGAGFLPSEYQGVQFRSGKDPVLFLNNPPGVDAAGRRSQLDALNELHRLEAAATQDPEVEARIAQYEMAFRMQSSVPEATDLSGEPEHIFDLYGPDSRKPGTFAANCLLARRLAERGVKFIQLYHQGWDQHGGLPKGIARQCEETDQPSAALLQDLKQRGLLDDTLVIWGGEFGRTNYSQGKLQKDNYGRDHHPRCFSVWMAGGGIKGGTVYGETCPFGYNIERDGVHVRDFHATVLHLLGIDHERLTFKFQGLNAKLTGVEPAKVVRGVLA from the coding sequence ATGAACCGTCGAACTCTCTTATCCACGATTGGTGGCGGACTCGGTGCGATCGCCTTGTCGGATCTGCTCTCTCCGCCTGCAGCGGCCGGACTCGCGACCGCTGGCGTAATCGCGAAGCCGCATGTCGAGCCTAGAGCCAAGCGAGTCATTTACCTCTTTCAGAGCGGCGGCCCCTCGCAGCTCGAAATGTTCGACTACAAGCCGCTGCTCAGCGAAATGTGGGGTCAGAGCCTCCCCGACTCGGTCCGCAAAGGGCAGCGGCTCACCGGCATGTCGGCGAACCAGGCGGTACTGCCACTGGCCGGATCGATCTTTCCTTTCAAACAGCAGGGAGCCGCCGGGACATGGGTCTCGGACCTGCTTCCGCACACGGCGAAGGTCGTCGACGACATCACGGTGATTCGCTCGATGTTCACCGAGGCGATCAACCACGATCCGGCGATCACGTTTCTGCAGACCGGGAACCAGATCGCGGGCCGGCCCAGCATGGGGGCGTGGATTCAGTACGGCCTCGGGAGCGATAACGCGAATCTTCCGGCGTTCGTCGTGCTGATTACACGCGGCAAGGCCGATCAGCCGCTTTACTCCCGGCTGTGGGGGGCCGGATTTCTCCCCTCCGAATATCAGGGGGTGCAGTTCCGGTCGGGGAAAGACCCGGTCCTGTTCCTGAATAATCCTCCGGGAGTCGACGCCGCCGGCCGGCGGTCCCAGCTGGATGCCCTGAACGAACTGCACCGTCTCGAGGCCGCCGCGACGCAGGATCCCGAAGTGGAGGCGCGGATCGCGCAGTATGAAATGGCGTTCCGGATGCAGTCGAGCGTCCCCGAGGCGACGGATCTCTCGGGCGAACCGGAGCATATCTTTGATCTCTACGGTCCCGACTCCAGAAAGCCCGGAACCTTTGCGGCCAATTGCCTGCTCGCCCGGCGCCTGGCCGAGCGCGGCGTGAAGTTCATCCAGCTCTACCACCAGGGGTGGGATCAGCATGGCGGTCTGCCCAAGGGGATTGCCCGGCAGTGCGAAGAGACCGATCAGCCTTCGGCGGCCCTGCTCCAGGACCTCAAACAGCGCGGCCTTCTCGATGACACGCTCGTGATCTGGGGCGGGGAATTTGGCCGGACGAACTACTCGCAGGGGAAGCTGCAGAAGGACAACTACGGCCGCGATCACCATCCTCGGTGCTTCAGCGTCTGGATGGCCGGCGGCGGCATCAAAGGGGGGACGGTGTACGGCGAGACGTGCCCTTTCGGCTACAACATCGAGCGTGACGGAGTGCATGTTCGCGACTTCCATGCGACCGTCCTGCATCTTCTGGGAATCGATCACGAGCGACTGACGTTCAAGTTTCAGGGGCTGAACGCCAAACTCACCGGTGTCGAACCGGCGAAGGTCGTCCGCGGCGTCCTCGCCTGA
- a CDS encoding NAD(P)(+) transhydrogenase (Re/Si-specific) subunit beta, whose protein sequence is MTSTLIDFIYLVSSGLMLAGIWQFLRPGHSRLGNILGGAGVLLAILATLTAGGLFSIVGALAGLGVGIGLGAFLGLRADQENALGRIALLVAAIGFATALIAGSSIHNIGAFYDAGLAAVDEKWKGFSEEMRRVNEKVTVELQIPWTIAAAASMAAAFGGAIAAAGVISYLKLARSPLRKALPKLEDPAKPQLALVVVCLLLGVLLTAWPGTETFLWLLLVAALALGYVLTIHLKIVDVPPVLAACVAASGFSLAASGLVVGNLLMVTAGALVAGGGAVVAQSVSRSLNVSLLGLVRGIESSRTTASEPEESAEDAPQASSPPPPRVTADPDAPIL, encoded by the coding sequence ATGACGTCCACCCTGATCGACTTCATTTACCTGGTGTCCTCGGGCCTGATGCTGGCCGGCATCTGGCAATTCCTCAGGCCGGGGCACAGCCGCCTGGGGAACATACTGGGGGGCGCGGGAGTTCTGCTGGCGATCCTGGCCACACTGACGGCGGGCGGGTTGTTTTCGATCGTCGGCGCGCTGGCAGGGCTCGGCGTCGGCATCGGGCTTGGGGCGTTCCTCGGTCTCAGGGCCGACCAGGAGAACGCACTCGGCCGAATTGCGCTGCTCGTCGCCGCAATCGGATTCGCGACGGCGCTCATCGCCGGATCGAGCATCCACAACATCGGCGCGTTCTACGACGCAGGCCTCGCAGCCGTCGACGAGAAATGGAAAGGCTTCAGCGAAGAGATGCGCCGCGTCAATGAAAAAGTGACGGTCGAACTGCAGATCCCGTGGACGATCGCGGCCGCCGCCTCGATGGCCGCGGCGTTCGGCGGCGCGATCGCCGCAGCGGGAGTGATTTCCTATCTCAAGCTCGCGCGATCTCCACTCAGGAAGGCTCTTCCGAAGCTGGAAGACCCGGCCAAACCCCAACTGGCCCTTGTTGTTGTCTGTCTGCTCCTCGGCGTCCTGCTGACGGCGTGGCCGGGCACCGAGACGTTTCTGTGGCTGCTGTTGGTCGCAGCGCTTGCGCTCGGATACGTCCTGACAATTCACCTGAAGATTGTCGACGTCCCCCCCGTTCTGGCCGCCTGCGTCGCGGCGTCCGGTTTCTCGCTGGCCGCGTCCGGGCTTGTCGTCGGCAACCTGCTGATGGTGACGGCCGGAGCGCTGGTCGCAGGGGGCGGGGCGGTGGTGGCCCAGTCGGTCAGCCGGTCGCTGAACGTCTCACTTCTCGGCCTGGTTCGTGGAATCGAGTCGTCCAGGACGACCGCCTCGGAACCGGAAGAGTCCGCAGAGGACGCTCCTCAGGCTTCTTCTCCCCCCCCGCCTCGAGTCACGGCGGATCCTGACGCTCCGATTCTTTAA
- a CDS encoding proton-translocating transhydrogenase family protein, whose protein sequence is MRFPLLLAGPSGFADPLIAALTIFLLAALIGAKLFSETTAQTLAARLSLLVGLAGAGALGAIVVAAGSGGLFGRTAGVIAVALATTAAVAGFLTTHTLVKGQTTKETP, encoded by the coding sequence ATGCGATTCCCACTGCTACTGGCGGGCCCCAGCGGGTTCGCCGATCCATTGATCGCGGCGCTGACGATTTTTCTCCTGGCCGCACTCATCGGCGCAAAACTGTTCAGCGAGACCACCGCCCAGACACTGGCGGCGCGTCTGAGTCTGCTTGTCGGCCTCGCCGGGGCCGGCGCCCTGGGCGCGATCGTGGTGGCCGCCGGCTCGGGCGGCCTGTTCGGGCGGACAGCGGGAGTGATTGCCGTCGCGCTGGCAACGACCGCCGCCGTGGCCGGGTTCCTGACGACACACACGCTCGTCAAAGGGCAGACGACCAAAGAGACCCCCTGA
- a CDS encoding DUF72 domain-containing protein translates to MSERLPYFIGCPVWTSPAWKGTVYRAKAPRSQWLGDYSRVFPTVEGNTTFYALPSVETARRWAAETEPGFRFALKFPQAVSHERRLTDCTVETRAFLQVLDVLQAADRLGPSFLQLPPTFDASEFPKLQSFLKRLPAGFPYAVEVRHRDYFDQGRAETALDQLLMERGVDRVLFDSRPLYSSPPVTEAEKASQTRKPRSPFRTTVTGPRPMVRVVGRDKVDQTIPWLTDWADTVSGWIRSGLEPYVFTHAPDDAFAADMAETFHDLLRARLPQMAPLPTWPGRAELQAPRQQTLF, encoded by the coding sequence ATGTCCGAGCGTCTCCCATACTTCATCGGCTGTCCCGTCTGGACGAGCCCCGCCTGGAAAGGAACGGTCTACCGGGCGAAGGCGCCCCGCAGCCAATGGCTGGGCGACTACTCGAGAGTCTTTCCCACCGTCGAAGGCAACACCACGTTCTACGCCTTGCCTTCGGTTGAAACGGCCCGCCGCTGGGCCGCTGAGACGGAGCCGGGATTCCGGTTTGCGTTGAAGTTTCCTCAAGCGGTTTCCCATGAGCGCCGACTCACCGACTGCACGGTCGAGACCCGCGCGTTCCTGCAGGTCCTTGATGTCCTGCAGGCGGCCGATCGGCTGGGCCCGTCGTTCCTGCAACTGCCGCCGACCTTCGACGCCAGCGAGTTCCCCAAACTGCAGTCGTTCCTGAAAAGGTTACCCGCCGGCTTCCCCTACGCGGTGGAAGTGCGTCATCGCGACTACTTCGACCAAGGCCGAGCGGAAACCGCGCTGGACCAGTTGTTGATGGAACGCGGAGTCGACCGCGTGCTGTTCGACAGCCGGCCCCTCTATTCCAGCCCGCCAGTGACGGAGGCCGAGAAAGCCTCTCAGACCCGCAAGCCTCGTTCCCCGTTCCGGACGACGGTCACCGGCCCGCGGCCTATGGTCCGCGTCGTTGGCCGCGACAAAGTTGATCAGACCATCCCGTGGTTGACCGATTGGGCGGACACCGTCTCCGGCTGGATCCGGTCGGGGCTTGAACCGTACGTCTTCACTCATGCTCCGGATGACGCCTTCGCGGCTGACATGGCGGAAACGTTCCACGACCTGCTGCGGGCCCGGCTCCCACAGATGGCGCCGCTTCCCACCTGGCCCGGCCGGGCGGAGCTGCAGGCTCCGCGGCAGCAAACGTTGTTTTGA
- a CDS encoding non-canonical purine NTP pyrophosphatase, translated as MSAKSPLLVLASRNLKKSGEIRDLLAPYGFPLKSVAEFPGVGEVDEDGETFAANAAKKAREVAIATGQWAIGEDSGLQVDALNGDPGVLSARYSGEGATDEKNNLKLQEALRGVPDARRGAGYVCHVAVADPTGKIHLSFEDTCRGRIISEPRGENGFGYDPYFLVREYHETFGQLSPIVKKYLSHRARAFRRLIPELQKLFERLGP; from the coding sequence ATGTCTGCGAAATCCCCTCTCCTGGTACTGGCCAGCCGGAATCTGAAGAAGTCTGGCGAGATCCGCGACCTGCTCGCGCCCTATGGGTTCCCACTGAAATCGGTGGCGGAATTCCCGGGTGTGGGCGAAGTCGACGAGGACGGCGAGACCTTCGCCGCCAATGCGGCCAAGAAGGCGCGCGAAGTGGCCATCGCGACTGGCCAGTGGGCGATCGGGGAAGACAGCGGACTGCAGGTCGATGCGCTCAACGGTGATCCCGGAGTGCTCTCGGCGCGATACAGCGGGGAGGGAGCCACTGACGAGAAAAACAACCTCAAACTGCAGGAGGCGCTTCGAGGCGTTCCCGACGCGCGCCGCGGCGCGGGATACGTGTGTCACGTCGCCGTCGCGGACCCGACGGGAAAGATTCACCTGTCGTTCGAGGACACCTGCCGGGGCAGGATCATCTCCGAGCCGCGGGGAGAAAACGGATTCGGCTATGACCCCTATTTCCTTGTTCGGGAATACCACGAAACATTCGGGCAATTGTCCCCGATCGTGAAAAAGTACCTCAGCCACCGGGCCCGCGCGTTCCGGCGGCTGATCCCCGAATTGCAGAAGCTCTTCGAACGGCTCGGCCCGTAG
- a CDS encoding BadF/BadG/BcrA/BcrD ATPase family protein: MIGVDGGGSKTLAWIARLPADGSDLNDLKPIGEGEAGGSNPNSLGWAAATGNIELAVTRAFHAAGLSRRPATSICLGVAGAGRDSEQQRLRTWIDQRRLANLIHVTHDVAPLLSVPGLDGHGIALVAGTGSLAYGKTQDGRSARAGGFGYLLGDEGSGYHIALEGIRAALKAVDGRGPVTSMTRGFQNRLQVNSTAHFIQRFYEQAEDRTWIAGMASVVLASAQEGDERAREIVDENILDLATMVATVGVQLMGPQPKNYPLALAGGLIVNSQYLRVGVLKRLEEGGMLPSKVVLVAAPVAGALRLAAQHALSAKPQA, translated from the coding sequence GTGATCGGCGTCGACGGAGGTGGGTCGAAGACACTCGCGTGGATCGCCCGGCTTCCAGCCGACGGCAGCGACCTCAACGATCTCAAGCCGATCGGCGAAGGCGAAGCCGGAGGTTCCAATCCCAACTCGCTCGGGTGGGCGGCCGCGACCGGGAATATCGAACTCGCGGTCACTCGTGCCTTCCATGCAGCCGGTCTCTCCCGGCGGCCGGCAACTTCGATTTGCCTGGGAGTGGCCGGGGCCGGTCGTGACTCGGAACAGCAGCGTCTGCGGACGTGGATCGACCAGCGGCGTCTGGCGAACCTCATCCACGTCACGCATGACGTCGCGCCTCTTCTGTCAGTTCCGGGACTTGATGGTCATGGCATCGCACTCGTCGCCGGAACCGGGTCACTCGCCTACGGGAAAACCCAGGACGGCCGTTCCGCTCGCGCAGGCGGGTTCGGATACCTGCTGGGTGACGAAGGAAGCGGCTACCACATCGCCCTCGAGGGAATTCGCGCCGCCTTGAAGGCCGTGGATGGGCGAGGGCCGGTCACAAGCATGACCCGGGGCTTCCAGAACAGGCTGCAGGTGAATTCGACCGCGCACTTCATCCAGCGTTTTTACGAACAGGCCGAAGATCGCACGTGGATCGCCGGGATGGCGAGCGTCGTCCTGGCGTCGGCGCAGGAGGGCGATGAAAGAGCCCGAGAAATCGTGGACGAAAATATTCTGGACCTTGCGACGATGGTGGCGACCGTCGGCGTGCAGCTGATGGGCCCGCAACCAAAGAACTATCCGCTGGCGCTCGCCGGCGGGTTGATCGTCAATTCGCAATACCTGCGGGTCGGCGTGCTCAAGCGGCTGGAAGAGGGGGGCATGTTGCCCTCGAAGGTGGTTCTCGTTGCCGCACCTGTCGCTGGCGCCCTCCGCCTGGCGGCGCAACATGCACTGTCCGCCAAGCCCCAGGCCTGA
- a CDS encoding sodium:solute symporter, translating to MNSSLTFLDLIVAAIYLLLSVAIGMWMGRNNRNIDDYLLGGRNMSWWAILGSIVSTETSAATFLSVPGLAYAQGGNFSFLQLAFGYILGRIVVTMFLLPLYFRGELLTAYQILQTRFGISTRRIASGTFLVTRNLGDGLRMFLTGLTLHHVTGWSMTVCILIAGGVTILYTLYGGLRSVVWSDCIQFVIYMIAAAVTLWILIDRIPGNWAGLMEFGRENQKFVLFDWSWDWSKPFTFWAGIVGGMFITLGSHGTDQMMVQRCLAAPNCRDAGKAMIASGLIVFFQFAVFLLIGTALAAFFHSHPPAAALSKDESYLAFIMQELPSGLRGLTLAGIFAAAFTGSLNACASTLIGDFGSLFRVDRLSESQRVTLSRAATFVFGIVQMIVALIAAALASDSSLVENVLAVAGLSAGVLLGVFILGQLPLRVTEPGAIAGMATALIVVFGVCIETKMPHLIGFEKSPFPIAYPWWPVIGSALTVFVGIAASYVSQRATTAAAAEESVA from the coding sequence ATGAACTCTTCCCTGACCTTTCTCGACCTGATCGTCGCTGCGATCTATCTGCTGCTGAGCGTCGCCATCGGAATGTGGATGGGGCGCAACAACCGCAACATTGACGACTACCTGCTCGGCGGACGGAACATGTCGTGGTGGGCGATCCTCGGCTCGATCGTTTCCACCGAGACGAGTGCAGCGACGTTCCTGAGCGTTCCCGGACTGGCCTATGCGCAGGGAGGAAACTTCAGCTTTCTGCAGCTGGCCTTCGGATACATCCTCGGGCGGATCGTCGTCACGATGTTCCTGCTCCCGCTGTATTTTCGCGGTGAGCTGCTGACGGCCTACCAGATCCTGCAGACCCGGTTCGGAATCTCGACGCGGCGGATCGCTTCGGGAACGTTCCTGGTGACGCGAAACCTTGGCGACGGCCTGCGGATGTTCCTCACCGGACTCACGCTGCACCATGTCACCGGCTGGTCGATGACCGTCTGTATTCTGATCGCCGGCGGCGTCACGATTCTCTACACGCTCTATGGGGGACTGCGGTCGGTCGTCTGGAGCGATTGCATCCAGTTCGTGATCTACATGATTGCGGCCGCGGTGACCCTCTGGATCCTGATTGATCGCATTCCCGGCAACTGGGCCGGGCTCATGGAGTTTGGCCGGGAGAATCAGAAGTTTGTGCTGTTCGACTGGAGCTGGGACTGGTCGAAGCCGTTCACGTTCTGGGCCGGCATCGTGGGCGGGATGTTTATTACGCTCGGATCGCACGGCACCGATCAGATGATGGTGCAGCGCTGCCTGGCGGCTCCGAACTGCCGCGACGCCGGGAAGGCGATGATCGCGAGCGGACTCATCGTCTTCTTCCAGTTCGCAGTGTTTCTCCTGATCGGAACGGCCCTGGCCGCGTTCTTTCACAGTCATCCTCCGGCCGCGGCGCTGTCGAAAGACGAGTCGTACCTGGCCTTTATCATGCAGGAGCTGCCGTCCGGGCTGAGAGGACTGACATTGGCCGGCATTTTCGCGGCGGCGTTTACCGGCTCGCTGAATGCCTGTGCCTCCACGCTGATCGGTGATTTCGGAAGCCTGTTTCGAGTCGATCGCCTGTCGGAATCGCAACGGGTGACGCTCAGTCGTGCCGCGACTTTTGTATTCGGCATCGTCCAGATGATCGTCGCGCTGATTGCCGCGGCCCTCGCCAGTGACTCAAGTCTTGTCGAGAACGTCCTGGCGGTGGCCGGACTGTCGGCCGGCGTCCTGCTGGGAGTGTTCATTCTCGGGCAGTTGCCGCTGCGCGTGACTGAGCCGGGCGCCATTGCCGGCATGGCGACGGCGCTGATCGTCGTTTTCGGCGTCTGCATCGAAACCAAGATGCCGCACCTGATCGGCTTCGAGAAGTCCCCCTTCCCCATTGCCTACCCGTGGTGGCCGGTGATCGGCAGCGCGCTCACAGTGTTTGTCGGAATTGCAGCTTCGTACGTCAGCCAGCGCGCCACGACGGCCGCGGCAGCCGAGGAATCAGTCGCATGA
- a CDS encoding exo-beta-N-acetylmuramidase NamZ domain-containing protein: protein MMKSRTYVRCWMALVAGVCLCVSSQLLAAPPKLSVVDPADVGMDAKRLAEIDRIVEEGLARGNMPGAVVLVGRHGGIAFRKAYGQKQLEPEKAPMTIDTVFDMASITKPMATATSVMKLIEEGKLGLDDPVSKYIPEFAANGKDVITIRDLLTHQSGLIADNSINDYAGTPEESYKKIAALPFKEPHRSKFIYSDVNFITLGRIVEVVSGQDVNKFARATFYEPLGMSETGYLPDDDLKKRAAPTEKRNDAWMQGEVHDPRAYRLEGVAGHAGLFSTVQDIAVYAQMMLNGGEYGGVRVLKPETVKLMTTPNPLPGGRGVRGLGWDMRTGYSINRGDRLSDKAFGHGGFTGTVLWIDPELDLFFVFLSNRVHPNGKGSVNQLAGRIASTIGLSITDAEVPGKVLTGLDVLRRDRFEPLKGRKIGLITNQTGIASDWTNEVKLLHEAKELELKVLFSPEHGFQGKLDQSNIGNSKDEATGLPVFSLYGETRSPTTESLAGLDTIVFDIQDIGARFYTYPSTMANAMQAAAKHGLKFVVLDRPNPINGADVEGPVLDEGKQTFIGFHTLPIRHGMTVGELALMYKEEKGLTLDLQIIKCEGWKRGDYFDATGLPWVNPSPNMRNLSEALLYPGVGMVEYTNVSVGRGTDRPFELFGAPWLDAVKFAAALNAAKLEGVRFMPVKFTPTAAKFPKQECQGVDIIVTDRLKLKPVRLGLTLVQVLRRDYPNDWKPDGLEKLLLNQAALDALLAGKTPLDVEAANEEALTGFLRRRQSFLIY from the coding sequence ATGATGAAGTCGCGGACCTATGTTCGGTGCTGGATGGCGCTCGTGGCCGGAGTGTGCCTGTGCGTTTCGTCGCAGCTTCTCGCCGCTCCCCCGAAGCTGTCGGTCGTCGACCCGGCCGATGTCGGCATGGACGCGAAGCGTCTTGCGGAGATCGACCGGATCGTGGAGGAAGGACTGGCCAGGGGCAACATGCCTGGGGCGGTGGTTCTCGTCGGCCGGCATGGCGGCATCGCCTTCCGGAAGGCCTACGGCCAGAAGCAGCTGGAGCCCGAGAAGGCTCCGATGACCATCGACACGGTCTTCGACATGGCGTCGATCACCAAGCCGATGGCGACCGCGACGAGCGTCATGAAGCTCATCGAAGAGGGGAAACTGGGGCTGGATGATCCCGTTTCGAAATACATTCCGGAGTTCGCGGCGAACGGCAAGGACGTCATCACGATCCGCGACCTGCTCACTCACCAGAGCGGATTGATCGCCGACAACTCCATCAACGACTACGCCGGAACGCCGGAAGAGTCGTACAAGAAGATTGCGGCGCTTCCTTTCAAGGAGCCGCATCGTTCGAAGTTTATCTACAGTGACGTCAACTTCATCACTCTCGGCCGGATTGTGGAAGTGGTCTCGGGGCAGGACGTCAACAAGTTTGCCCGGGCGACTTTCTACGAACCGCTGGGAATGAGCGAAACCGGCTACCTGCCGGATGACGACCTGAAGAAGCGGGCGGCGCCGACGGAGAAGCGTAACGATGCCTGGATGCAGGGAGAGGTCCACGACCCCCGCGCCTATCGGCTGGAAGGCGTCGCGGGCCACGCGGGCCTGTTCTCGACGGTGCAGGACATTGCCGTCTACGCCCAGATGATGCTCAATGGCGGGGAGTATGGCGGTGTCCGGGTCCTGAAGCCCGAGACCGTAAAGCTCATGACGACTCCAAACCCGCTCCCCGGCGGGCGCGGAGTCCGCGGACTCGGCTGGGACATGCGGACCGGGTACTCGATCAATCGGGGTGATCGGCTGTCCGACAAGGCGTTCGGGCACGGCGGATTCACCGGAACCGTGCTCTGGATCGACCCTGAACTCGACCTGTTCTTTGTGTTCCTCAGCAACCGGGTCCATCCGAACGGAAAGGGGAGCGTCAACCAGCTTGCCGGTCGCATCGCGTCCACCATCGGATTGTCGATCACCGATGCCGAGGTGCCGGGCAAGGTCCTGACGGGCCTCGATGTGCTGCGTCGTGACCGCTTCGAGCCACTCAAGGGGCGCAAGATCGGCCTGATCACCAATCAGACCGGGATCGCCAGCGACTGGACGAACGAGGTCAAACTGCTGCACGAAGCGAAGGAACTGGAACTCAAGGTGCTCTTCAGCCCCGAGCACGGCTTCCAGGGGAAGCTCGACCAGTCGAACATCGGAAATTCGAAGGACGAAGCGACCGGCCTGCCGGTGTTCAGTCTCTACGGTGAAACCCGCAGTCCCACGACTGAAAGCCTGGCCGGTCTCGACACCATCGTGTTCGACATCCAGGACATCGGCGCCCGCTTCTACACCTATCCTTCGACGATGGCGAACGCGATGCAGGCGGCCGCAAAACACGGGCTGAAGTTCGTCGTGCTCGACCGCCCCAACCCGATCAACGGGGCCGATGTGGAAGGGCCGGTGCTGGACGAAGGCAAGCAGACGTTCATCGGCTTTCACACGCTCCCCATTCGTCACGGCATGACGGTTGGCGAACTTGCCCTGATGTACAAGGAAGAGAAAGGCCTCACGCTCGATCTGCAGATCATCAAATGTGAAGGCTGGAAACGGGGCGACTACTTCGACGCCACCGGGCTTCCCTGGGTGAACCCCTCTCCGAACATGCGGAATCTCTCCGAAGCCCTGCTCTATCCGGGCGTCGGGATGGTCGAATACACGAACGTCTCCGTCGGCCGCGGAACGGATCGTCCGTTCGAACTGTTCGGGGCGCCCTGGCTCGATGCCGTGAAGTTCGCTGCGGCGCTCAATGCGGCGAAGCTCGAAGGCGTGCGTTTCATGCCGGTGAAGTTCACTCCGACGGCCGCGAAGTTTCCCAAGCAGGAATGCCAGGGGGTCGACATCATCGTCACCGACCGCCTCAAGCTGAAACCTGTGCGGCTTGGCCTGACGCTCGTGCAGGTGCTGCGGCGCGACTACCCGAACGACTGGAAACCGGACGGACTCGAGAAACTGCTTCTGAACCAGGCGGCGCTGGATGCGCTGCTTGCGGGAAAAACGCCCCTCGACGTCGAAGCGGCCAACGAGGAAGCCCTGACCGGTTTTCTGCGTCGCCGCCAGTCGTTCCTGATCTACTGA
- a CDS encoding exo-beta-N-acetylmuramidase NamZ family protein, which produces MSELRIGLERVQESCFDPMRGAQIGLVMNQASVDRSFRYSYDVLAAEGGAKIRAIFSPQHGLWGEEQANMIETPHGHTRLPIEVPVFSLYSETRRPAPKMLEGLDALVIDLQDVGTRIYTYIWTITHCLEECAARRLPVVLLDRPNPLGGGVVEGPVLDPAFQSFVGRAPIPMRHGLTLGELSSRLNRSMGIHADLTVIECTGLDKNSLWPDLKRDWIMTSPNMQRWETVVVYPGQVLLEGANLSEGRGTTLPFEFCGAPWIDPFRLADVLNEQQLPGVSFRPVKFRPTFDKWAGQSCGGVAFQVTDVHAFRSYSATLHLFAAVKSLYPRDFDWLPPPYEYERIKPPIDILSGSSALREWLASESAGLVPPMELIGDRSAQAWARESE; this is translated from the coding sequence ATGTCCGAACTTCGCATTGGCCTCGAGCGTGTGCAGGAATCGTGCTTCGATCCAATGCGCGGAGCACAGATCGGCCTGGTGATGAACCAGGCGTCTGTCGATCGATCATTCCGCTATTCGTACGACGTTCTCGCCGCTGAGGGGGGCGCGAAGATCCGCGCGATCTTCTCACCGCAGCACGGCCTGTGGGGCGAAGAACAGGCGAACATGATCGAGACGCCGCACGGGCACACGCGGCTGCCGATCGAAGTCCCCGTGTTCAGCCTGTACAGCGAGACGCGGCGTCCTGCGCCGAAGATGCTCGAGGGGCTGGATGCTCTCGTCATCGATCTCCAGGACGTCGGCACTCGAATCTACACCTACATCTGGACCATCACCCACTGCCTGGAAGAATGCGCCGCGCGCAGGCTGCCGGTGGTGCTTCTGGATCGCCCGAATCCGCTTGGCGGCGGCGTGGTCGAAGGCCCGGTGCTCGATCCCGCATTCCAGAGCTTCGTCGGCCGCGCGCCGATTCCGATGCGGCACGGGCTCACGCTGGGGGAACTCTCCAGCCGCCTGAATCGCTCAATGGGCATCCACGCCGATCTGACGGTCATCGAGTGCACCGGGCTCGACAAGAACTCGCTCTGGCCGGACCTGAAACGTGACTGGATCATGACGTCGCCCAACATGCAGCGCTGGGAGACTGTTGTGGTCTATCCCGGCCAGGTGCTGCTCGAAGGGGCCAATCTTTCTGAAGGCCGTGGCACGACCCTCCCGTTCGAGTTCTGCGGCGCTCCCTGGATCGACCCGTTCCGCCTCGCCGATGTCCTGAACGAGCAGCAGCTTCCCGGCGTCTCCTTCCGCCCGGTGAAGTTTCGTCCGACATTCGACAAATGGGCCGGCCAGAGCTGTGGTGGGGTGGCCTTCCAGGTCACCGACGTCCACGCGTTTCGGTCGTACTCCGCCACGCTCCACCTGTTTGCGGCCGTCAAATCGCTCTATCCCCGCGACTTCGACTGGCTCCCGCCGCCGTACGAGTACGAGCGCATCAAACCGCCGATCGACATCCTGTCCGGATCCTCGGCGCTCCGGGAATGGCTCGCCTCCGAGAGCGCAGGCCTGGTCCCGCCGATGGAACTCATCGGCGACCGGTCCGCTCAGGCCTGGGCCCGCGAGTCCGAGTGA